The DNA sequence GGAAAAAGGGCTCGGCCACCAGCAGGGTGTCCCAGTTTTCCGCCCTGTTGCCGTTGGCAACGAGTTGTTCCCGTTCCGCGGGGCTTAATGGTCTGAAGTCCGGGGAAGGGTTCTCCCGGTGTTGCGCCGTATCTGTGTTCATCTGTTCTACTCCGAATCGTTCAGGATCTGGAGAAACCAGTTCAGACTGCGCCGGATACGATGAATATGGAAATTGTCCATCTCCGGGTGGTTACGCTCAATCTGTTGTTGCAGCATCCGTCCCATTTCGAGCCTGTCCGCCGGCGGGATCGGCAGTTTCCGGCCGATAAGCTCGGCTTCCATAATCCGGGTGCGGATTATTCGGCGGTTTCCGATGCAGAAACTGGTCCGCAGATCGCTGATTACATCCTTCTGCTTGCTGACAATCCCGCAGAAGATGAAATGCTCCGGTGTGAAGAGCCGTTCCTGCTGGCGGAACTCCTCCACATCCCAGTCCATAAAAGGAATACGGATCCTGGTCACCAGTTCCCCCGGTCCGAGGACTGGTCCCTCGTCTCCGGTAATAAAGCGGTTCAGGTTAATCCATCTGGTTTCGCCTGCACGGCGCAGTTCCAGGCGTACATCCAAAAGCAGGAGAACCGGATAGGTAGAAAGTCGGTGGTTCCGGGCACAGATGTTTCCCCCCAGGGTCGCGTGATTGCGGACAGCTGTATTACCAATGGCTTTGAGTGCAGCAAACAGGGCCCTGGGCATTACATGCCGGCCGGTATTGATGATTTTACTTATGGATACGGCAGGACCTATCTCCATGTAGCGTTCGGTGCGGCTGATTTGCGACAGTTCGGAAACATGACCCAGGTCGATCAGTTCACCGCCGAAGCGTTCCCTCGGACCTTTGCGTAAAAAAAGGTAGGTTCCCCCGGCAAAGGGTACGGCTTTGGGATGATCCCTGTAATAGGAGAGCAGATCCTGCAGGTTTGTCGGAGAGAAGACCTTGGTATGTCCCTGCTTTTCAACTGACACGATGTCGGTTCCTCCGCAGCCGGCCGGCGTACTGTACGGATTTTAAATAGGTGCGAAAATCGGTACAGCGGCATTTTACCGCCCTGTAATACTCGGCGATCTCCTCTTCACCGGGGTTTGGCGTTATCTCCAGCAGGGCATGAGTTGTGAGGATTCTGCCTGCGGCGCAAAAGCGGCAAGGGGAGAGTCCGGCTTCCCGAAAGCCGGCAAGAACCTCCTTGTATCCGTGCTGTTTTGCAAACCCCTCTATGGTAGTAACCCGCATTCCCCGGACCCTGAAGAGGGGGGTCATGCAGGCGTGGAAGATCTCTCCGTTGATTAGAACAATGCAGGAGCCGCACTCTCCGGAATAACAGCTTGCATGGGTCCCGATAAGGTGATACTGCTCCCGCAAAACGTCGATCAGCCTCGTGTCGGCCTCGGCGTCAATGGTTTCGGAATTGCCGTTGAGAATAAACTGGATCCTCATGCGCCCTCCATGTACTGGTGTATTTTTCTCGGGGGCAGGGGAAAACGGTCAAAGTAGACCCCCGACGCCTGGCTCAAGGCGGCGGTAAAGGCCGGAGGTATCATAATATAGGGCAGATCGCCGATACCGGATGGGAACTTCTGCCTGGAGTTACGGCTGAAGCTGATGCTGACCGGCGGAATATCAAGAAGGTTGGGAAGGTGAAAGGGCGACTCCGGATCTTCAAGATTTTTCAGGTTGACCGTGCAGCCTTCTATGGCATGCAGTATTCCGGTTTCAAGGGAGCTTTCCGCCCGGTGCCGGTGAAGGACTTCGCCGCAGTCAACAGCGACCCAGACCCCGCGGATACTTTTTTCCAGCAATATGGGGTTGAGTTCCAGCTCTACAACGCAGGCTGCCCAGGTCCGGGCTGCGTAAGGGCTGCCCTGGAGCTGCGATTCCTCCCAGCGGTCCTTCGCCGGCATCCGGAAGGATCTGGAAGCTTCGATAGGCAGGGGATTTCTGAAGCGCTTCTTCTTGATGGCTTCACAGCACCGTTCAACCAGACGGTAGACCACCGTGATGTTCCGGGAAAGACCGGATGGACCGCTGTCCGGAATACGGTCTGTATCGTCATTGATAATATGGACACCGTCCCGGGGTACTCCCAGTATCTCCGCTGCCCTGCGCTGTGCCAGAGAGGCGGTTTTATGGATACCGGAAAGGCCGGAGGTATAAATATACAGGTCTCCCTCGGATTCAAGCCGGGCGGTAACCTTGAAGCGTTCGGTCTCCTCTCCGCGGCCGAAAAAGCCGTTTCCCTGATAGACCCCGGCGATTCCTATACCTCTTAAGGGCCGGTTCTCCTGCTCCGGATTGCTGCGCCGCTTTTTTGCCAGTTCGTAGGCGGCATGTTTGCGGCTGAAATCGGAGGCTGCGGCTGCCCTGCTAAGAAGTTCCGCCAAAGGGCTTTCTTTTTCGTTCAGGTTACGGAGTTTCCAGTTCAGGGGATCTGTCTGGGATACTTCGGCGATCAGGCTGGCGTGGGTTTCGGAGGCAAAAAAACACCCTGCAAGGCCCGCCCCCGGCGAGAAATCCAGGGGACGCCGGGTTGTCTCTATGAGTCTGGTCGTAACTGAGACGTTCTCGCAGGTATAATTGCCAGCTGCCGCGGCCGAAGCCCTCTGCAGTGCTTCGTCGGAATAAACGGGAAATGCACCGGATTCAAGGTTGACCGTAACATCGATAGCCGCCAGATTGCCGTTTTTGTCCATGGCGGACCGGTGCGTGATGGCAACGGGAGTCCCCCGGGGCCCATTATAAAGAAGCTCATTAGCGCTGAGAACGAGTTTGGCACTTTTTCCGGAGATACTCGATGCAAGAGCGGCGTAAGCTGCCAGAAAAGAGGGGTACCAGAGTTTTTCGTCAAACTGGGCGCTGTAGGCGGTTCTTCGCACGGTAATATCCGACTGCCGCATACTGAGTACCCTCGCGACAGTGGACTGTACATGGTGCAGCCACTGGGTTGATGAATAGACCACAAGACGCCCATCTTCGAAACGGGCGAAAGCCCCCTGGGCATCCAGGGACCATGGAAGGGTTTCATCCACATAGTAATTGCCTTCAAGGACCTGAAATGCGGTTTTCAGTACCTTGCCGGGGTTTCCTCTGCTGAGGCTGTGTTCCTTAATAACCTGTTCGTCGAAATAATTTTCAAAGGGGGGCAGCACAGTAATGTTACGGTAATCAATGCTTACATAACGGGCAAACTCATCCATATCCCGGCGGTTTTCCCCGGCGATCAGCAGCACCGGCTGACCAAGGTAACGTATCACTCCCTCCGCCAGCAGTGGGATCTTCCCCGAGGATAGATGAATTCGGTTCTCTCCGGGAATATCCTGGGCCCCCAGAACGAACATTCCATCCGGGGGATCAGGATAGCTGATCATGTTAATATTTCCCCGTTCTACCTGGGAACGGACAATAGAGACATACAGCATGGAAGAGTCAAAGTAATCGTCTATGTACTGAATGCGCCGATGTTCCATACAGTCTTTTTATTCCGCTTTAAGACCATTCTCAACTGCCCGTATAACCCTGTCAACCTGTGAGTCCCCCATTTTGGGATAGATCGGCAGACTCAGACAGCGTGAGTAGCTATCCAGTGCGTTGGGGAAATTTTCGGGAGTAAACGAGTAGCGGTCCCGGTAATAGGGCATCAGATGGAGGGGAATGTAGTGAACCGAGGTCCCGATACCCTGCTGCCGCAGAGATTCGATAAGCCTGTCCCGGGAGACCCGTGATCCATGAGAAAGCCTGAGTATATAGAGGTGCCAGGCATGTTCCCCCTGGCTTGTCGGAATCTCCAGTTCCGGGATACCTCTGAAGACCCTGGTATACGCGGCGGCGATCTTCTTTCTGCGGGTAAGGAATGCTCCGGCTTTTTTCAGCTGTACCCTGCCGATGGCGGCAGCCAGATCGGTGAGATTGTACTTGTACCCCGCCTCCACCACGCTGTAGCCCCACTGGGCCCGGGACGAGGTGTAACGGTCCCAAATGCTGCGGTCGATTCCGTGGAGGCGCATGGTGCGTATCCGGGCTGCGATTCTGTCGTCGTCGGTTACAACCATTCCGCCTTCGCCTGTGGTAATGGTTTTAGTCGCGTAGAAGGAGTAGACCCCGGTTTTTCCCGAGGTCCCGGTCCAGCGGCCGTCGTCGGAGCGGACCGGAAAGGCATGAGCGGCGTCCTCCACGATAATCAGGCCGAACTCTTCGGCGATTGTACGGAGTTCGGTCAATAGGGGCAGGGTTCGCCGGCTACATGCACGGGTATCAGGGCCTTGAGCCTGCGTCCGTTCTTTTGCGCGGCCTGCAGCGTTTCCCGCAGCAGGGACGGATCCATGTTGAATCCCCCCGGGGAAATATCGGAGAACAGGAGTTCCGCCCCCCAGGTAACCGAACAACCTCGGCTGTGGCGGTAAAGGTGTAGGGGCTTGTTACAAACCGTGTCTCCGGGGGCCGATCCCCAGGGCCTCCAGGGACAGGTGCAGCCCCGCAGTGGCGGAATTGAGGGCCAGTGCGTGAGCTGCGCCGACTTCGGCCTTGAACTCCTCTTCAAAGGCCGTTGCTTCGCTTCTCGGTGGTCAGCCAGCCGGAGCGGAGGACCCGCAGTAACCGCCTCCTCCTCTTCTGCTCCCAGAGAGGGCAGGGCAAAGGGGATAAATTCAGTATCGGGGTTCGTCATCAGGGACCTCAAAGCTTAGGTATATACCGCGCCAGGGTAGTGCGCAGGGCACGACGGTCGCGAAAGGTCTCAGGCCCGGTCAGGATCGAAGAAGCAGATTGGTTCAAGGTCCTGAATCAGTTCATTAAGGCTGCCCAGACTCGTTGTACGGTGCTTTAGCCTGAGAATGCGGGGAAAATCCGTAGCTTCGCTGGTTTCTCCATCGGCCCATAGCTTCTCGGTGAGTTTTTCGCCTTTCCGTAGTCCTATGTATTCGATTGGAATGTCTGTTCCCGGCTCGTAGCCGTAAAAAGCGGATCATTTGCTCCGCCAGTTCCTGTATTGGTACAAGGTTCTCCCATGTCCAGCACATAGAGTTCTCCCCCCCGTTCCCAAGCCGCCGGATTTCAGTACCAGGGAGACAGCTTCGGGGATTGTCATAAAGTAGCGGGTTGCCTCGGGATCGGTAATGGTTACCGGTCCTCCTTTGAGGATCTGCTTTTTAAAGAGGGGTACGATGCTTCCCCTGCTGTCCAGAACATTCCCCGAAACGGAACTACCATAAAATGCTGGTTTTCCGTTGTTCCGGGCGAGAGCCAGTTTCTCGGAGATAAGCTTTGAGAGGCACCATAGACATATCGGGGTTCTACAGCCTTGTCGGTGGAGATCAGTACCAGCCGGGGTACACCGCTCTCCCGAACTGCCTCTACCAGGTGGAGGGTTCCGAAGACATTGTTCTTGACAATCTCGACGGGATTACTCTCTGCCCATGGGAACATGCTTGTAGGCGGCGCAATGGAAGATAATATCCGCCTTGAGCCGCTGGATAATGAAACGGGTAAACTCCCGGTCCTTAAGGTCCCCCACTACCGGAACCAGGGTGGCCTTTTCTCCTACTCCCTCTTCCTGGAGGATCTTCAACTCCTTTTCTATCTCATAGACGTTGTTTTCCCCGTTGTCGAACAGGTAGAGCCGTTCGGCACCGGCTGAGAGGAGCTGCCGGGAAAGCTCTGACCCGATGCTGCCCCCCGCTCCGGTAATGAGAACCCGCTTATCCCGCAGATAGCTCAGAGTCTCCTTGAGGGGAATACGCACCGGGGTGCGGCCCAGCAGGTCTTCAACGGCGATCTCACGGGTTTGTATAAGGTGGGCATCACCATCAATGATCTGGGCAAGATTTGGAAGAATGCGGATGCGGTCAAAAGGCGCCGCAGAGAGGTGCTCGTAAATTGTTTTAAGCTGGTCGTTGGTGGCCCTGGGTATGGCAATCAGGGCTTCGTCTGCAGGATGGTCCCGAAAGAACTCACGTACCCGGGCAACAGGACCCAGCACCGTGATTCCGTCAAGGTTCGTGCCGATCTTCTGCGGATCATCGTCAAGAAAAGCGATAACACGGCCAAAAGTCCCTTTGGTCCTGATCTCCTCGGCAATTTTCCGGCCCGCGAAGCCCGCTCCCACTACATATAAGGTTCTACCGCTTTTTTGCATGCCTATTTTTCTTCTTTTTCGTTTTCTGCTGCTGTCTGGATCAGTTCAAAACCAAAATCCACCATAAAAGAGTTTTCGTACACACTCAGCCGGACTTTGGCCCGCCGCTTGCGCTTATCGACCTTGACAATTCGACCTTCAAGGCCTTTCAGGGGGCCTTCTTTAACCAGGATCCGGTTGTTCTCATCGAAGACAACCCTGGACGCTGCCACAGTTTCTCCGTGTTCCAGAAAATGGAGCAGGGTCCGGCGGTCTTCTCCATGGAGGGGTTCGATGTTGGTGTTCGATTTTAGAAACTTGTAAATCCCCTGAATGGGCCGCAGCGCCCAGTAAAGCTCCGGTTCCAGTTTCTCCGCTTCAATAAAGATATACCCCGGATAAATCGCTGCTGTTTCGGTCCGCGTCTTTCCCCGCCGGCGAATTGTAAGGGTCCGTTGAGGAAAAATCAGGCGGCCGTAATTCTCTTCATCCAGACCGGCAATGCGCATGCCTGCCCGCGCGAGTTTGAGGATTCTGG is a window from the Marispirochaeta sp. genome containing:
- a CDS encoding FAD binding domain-containing protein; the encoded protein is MSVEKQGHTKVFSPTNLQDLLSYYRDHPKAVPFAGGTYLFLRKGPRERFGGELIDLGHVSELSQISRTERYMEIGPAVSISKIINTGRHVMPRALFAALKAIGNTAVRNHATLGGNICARNHRLSTYPVLLLLDVRLELRRAGETRWINLNRFITGDEGPVLGPGELVTRIRIPFMDWDVEEFRQQERLFTPEHFIFCGIVSKQKDVISDLRTSFCIGNRRIIRTRIMEAELIGRKLPIPPADRLEMGRMLQQQIERNHPEMDNFHIHRIRRSLNWFLQILNDSE
- a CDS encoding 2Fe-2S iron-sulfur cluster-binding protein → MRIQFILNGNSETIDAEADTRLIDVLREQYHLIGTHASCYSGECGSCIVLINGEIFHACMTPLFRVRGMRVTTIEGFAKQHGYKEVLAGFREAGLSPCRFCAAGRILTTHALLEITPNPGEEEIAEYYRAVKCRCTDFRTYLKSVQYAGRLRRNRHRVS
- a CDS encoding molybdopterin cofactor-binding domain-containing protein — protein: MEHRRIQYIDDYFDSSMLYVSIVRSQVERGNINMISYPDPPDGMFVLGAQDIPGENRIHLSSGKIPLLAEGVIRYLGQPVLLIAGENRRDMDEFARYVSIDYRNITVLPPFENYFDEQVIKEHSLSRGNPGKVLKTAFQVLEGNYYVDETLPWSLDAQGAFARFEDGRLVVYSSTQWLHHVQSTVARVLSMRQSDITVRRTAYSAQFDEKLWYPSFLAAYAALASSISGKSAKLVLSANELLYNGPRGTPVAITHRSAMDKNGNLAAIDVTVNLESGAFPVYSDEALQRASAAAAGNYTCENVSVTTRLIETTRRPLDFSPGAGLAGCFFASETHASLIAEVSQTDPLNWKLRNLNEKESPLAELLSRAAAASDFSRKHAAYELAKKRRSNPEQENRPLRGIGIAGVYQGNGFFGRGEETERFKVTARLESEGDLYIYTSGLSGIHKTASLAQRRAAEILGVPRDGVHIINDDTDRIPDSGPSGLSRNITVVYRLVERCCEAIKKKRFRNPLPIEASRSFRMPAKDRWEESQLQGSPYAARTWAACVVELELNPILLEKSIRGVWVAVDCGEVLHRHRAESSLETGILHAIEGCTVNLKNLEDPESPFHLPNLLDIPPVSISFSRNSRQKFPSGIGDLPYIMIPPAFTAALSQASGVYFDRFPLPPRKIHQYMEGA
- a CDS encoding DegT/DnrJ/EryC1/StrS family aminotransferase: MTELRTIAEEFGLIIVEDAAHAFPVRSDDGRWTGTSGKTGVYSFYATKTITTGEGGMVVTDDDRIAARIRTMRLHGIDRSIWDRYTSSRAQWGYSVVEAGYKYNLTDLAAAIGRVQLKKAGAFLTRRKKIAAAYTRVFRGIPELEIPTSQGEHAWHLYILRLSHGSRVSRDRLIESLRQQGIGTSVHYIPLHLMPYYRDRYSFTPENFPNALDSYSRCLSLPIYPKMGDSQVDRVIRAVENGLKAE
- a CDS encoding polysaccharide biosynthesis protein, which produces MFPWAESNPVEIVKNNVFGTLHLVEAVRESGVPRLVLISTDKAVEPRYVYGASQSLSPRNWLSPGTTENQHFMVVPFRGMFWTAGEASYPSLKSRSSKEDR
- a CDS encoding polysaccharide biosynthesis protein; this encodes MQKSGRTLYVVGAGFAGRKIAEEIRTKGTFGRVIAFLDDDPQKIGTNLDGITVLGPVARVREFFRDHPADEALIAIPRATNDQLKTIYEHLSAAPFDRIRILPNLAQIIDGDAHLIQTREIAVEDLLGRTPVRIPLKETLSYLRDKRVLITGAGGSIGSELSRQLLSAGAERLYLFDNGENNVYEIEKELKILQEEGVGEKATLVPVVGDLKDREFTRFIIQRLKADIIFHCAAYKHVPMGRE
- the loaP gene encoding antiterminator LoaP, yielding MEYFVLQVQTRGEARILKLARAGMRIAGLDEENYGRLIFPQRTLTIRRRGKTRTETAAIYPGYIFIEAEKLEPELYWALRPIQGIYKFLKSNTNIEPLHGEDRRTLLHFLEHGETVAASRVVFDENNRILVKEGPLKGLEGRIVKVDKRKRRAKVRLSVYENSFMVDFGFELIQTAAENEKEEK